A single Mesomycoplasma ovipneumoniae DNA region contains:
- a CDS encoding P110/LppT family adhesin N-terminal domain — MKKTKIVRKVKKVSHTRSLMIMATWPIAIGAILGFSYLTYSLVESKYFDVVDQRNLEKTEVNQKGIQLSNEEFEKIVDQMQIDENFSKYSAEQILDLSRDSTSNFHLTTIFNLTNFSSKYPFLKLNINPINKSDVENDDLVTKVVNNNLINVVFSAHDQFTNKTYSKVHSIRGFNGKGDIPFINFNIDQQKSAFILQTAQINQKWNALSLIQVLNSEYKNTKDAKKTLEKFGSFLFLDSNDNLVNLPEGTHFDFETDLSGSIVFKNIDDSSGNLWISFGIFDSNKNKIRTFDLKVSNLLDYAQVTNYLNNLIKTDDELIILKDEKIQEIVAQNVSLSTFLVSQTDHSNLFDISKLQNLFTNSAPNFNVRLFGTNIQMDRIGEVELMVQIDFKAKQVENLAQNQSTPDNISVSNLQQNSPVQEQKTLQNQVSLFQDTDPNNSENSSQENLNDAQTQENYRKFNFIYTLKPFKNLAQRYLDSVIKDNDLYIVRQKFNYLDGAEVINNLRSINASFYSFQENRNTSKGLEIVNLESSPTYDSLTSQRAIVTWFKDFFKDSLTFPAWKKTDENDKPEEVLSKIFAKMNDIINSKQIFSYGVKYNLFFESSTGQLTITISIYDRFNKILGQKDIKISGLSPTNPQLLLAKENQANFFIDGSGGYNVEQSDESNLFHSEIKGLKSITNPQVELSLDSSKKRDKKVKLVRNSGILYPSLNDNYLKLFYKSDENTQNIVAFEENNPFFYSFSVQNNLEPNQYKVVLKFVTEESGTSGQQANQEPNLIWVKKLSKKSDLSSSSITNSDSIPDNTPVWLIGVSKKAEIGSTSTNTTQNEKIIGILPVDEGQFTNFVLSYNALNENSPSNSGAQTQTQNSQKIIVKIATPKSKDQPQIELEKNFWSTQNTSSTTSVTSSDSGSSTTSTTSTTPTSTTSTVPATTTAAPTSSTTSSPASSTTPTKTLTLHFGDEENNKNSDKSEVLFRYFIQFNNQFFKKEDFEKAFATALK; from the coding sequence ATGAAAAAAACTAAAATAGTAAGAAAAGTAAAAAAAGTTTCACACACCAGATCTTTAATGATTATGGCGACTTGACCTATTGCAATTGGTGCAATTTTAGGTTTTTCTTATTTAACTTATTCACTGGTTGAGTCAAAATATTTTGATGTTGTTGATCAGCGAAATTTAGAAAAAACTGAAGTTAATCAAAAAGGGATTCAACTTTCAAATGAAGAATTTGAAAAAATTGTTGATCAAATGCAAATTGACGAGAATTTTTCTAAATATTCAGCCGAACAAATTCTCGATTTATCTCGTGATTCGACATCTAATTTTCATCTTACTACAATTTTTAACCTTACCAATTTTAGTTCAAAATATCCTTTTTTAAAACTTAATATCAACCCTATTAATAAATCTGACGTTGAAAATGACGATCTAGTTACAAAAGTTGTTAATAATAATTTAATTAATGTTGTTTTTTCGGCTCATGATCAATTTACAAATAAAACTTATTCAAAAGTGCATTCAATTCGTGGCTTTAATGGAAAAGGTGATATTCCATTTATAAACTTTAATATTGACCAACAAAAGTCCGCCTTTATTTTACAAACAGCACAAATAAACCAAAAATGAAATGCACTTTCGCTTATTCAAGTGCTAAATTCTGAGTATAAAAATACAAAAGATGCTAAAAAAACCCTTGAAAAATTTGGTTCTTTTTTATTTTTAGACTCAAATGATAATTTAGTAAATCTTCCTGAGGGCACCCATTTTGATTTTGAAACAGACTTATCTGGCAGCATAGTTTTTAAAAATATTGATGACTCAAGTGGTAATTTGTGAATTTCCTTTGGGATTTTTGACTCAAATAAAAATAAAATTCGCACATTTGATTTAAAGGTTTCAAATTTACTAGATTATGCACAAGTTACTAATTATCTCAATAATTTAATTAAAACTGATGATGAACTTATCATCTTAAAAGATGAAAAAATTCAAGAAATTGTTGCACAAAATGTATCTTTATCTACTTTTTTGGTGTCCCAAACCGATCACAGCAATCTCTTTGATATATCAAAATTACAGAATTTATTCACAAATTCTGCACCAAATTTTAATGTAAGACTGTTTGGAACAAATATTCAAATGGACCGAATTGGTGAAGTTGAACTTATGGTTCAAATCGATTTTAAGGCTAAACAAGTTGAAAATCTAGCCCAAAATCAGTCAACTCCTGACAATATAAGTGTATCAAATTTACAACAAAACTCACCTGTCCAAGAGCAAAAAACCCTTCAAAATCAGGTATCTTTATTTCAAGATACTGACCCAAATAATTCTGAAAACTCAAGTCAAGAAAATCTAAATGATGCTCAAACTCAAGAAAATTACCGTAAATTTAATTTTATTTACACTTTAAAACCTTTCAAAAACTTAGCACAAAGATATTTGGATTCTGTGATTAAGGATAATGATCTTTACATTGTAAGGCAAAAGTTCAATTATTTAGATGGCGCTGAAGTTATTAATAATTTAAGGTCAATTAATGCTAGTTTTTATTCTTTTCAAGAGAATAGAAACACAAGTAAAGGCTTGGAAATTGTTAATTTAGAAAGCAGTCCAACTTATGATAGTTTAACTAGTCAAAGAGCAATTGTTACGTGATTTAAAGACTTTTTTAAAGATTCATTAACATTTCCTGCCTGAAAAAAAACTGATGAAAATGATAAACCTGAAGAAGTTTTATCAAAAATTTTTGCTAAAATGAATGATATAATTAACTCTAAGCAAATTTTTTCTTACGGTGTTAAGTATAATTTATTTTTCGAAAGTTCTACCGGCCAATTAACAATAACAATTAGTATTTATGATAGATTTAATAAAATTTTAGGCCAAAAAGATATAAAAATAAGCGGTCTGTCACCAACAAATCCTCAACTATTATTGGCCAAAGAAAATCAAGCAAATTTTTTTATTGACGGATCTGGTGGATATAATGTTGAGCAATCTGATGAAAGTAACTTATTTCACTCAGAAATTAAAGGCCTAAAATCAATCACAAATCCTCAAGTTGAACTTAGCCTTGACTCTTCAAAAAAGCGAGATAAAAAAGTTAAACTCGTCAGAAATTCAGGAATTTTATATCCAAGTCTAAACGACAATTATTTAAAATTGTTTTATAAAAGTGATGAAAATACTCAAAATATTGTAGCTTTTGAAGAAAATAATCCATTTTTTTATTCATTCTCAGTCCAAAATAACTTAGAACCTAACCAATATAAGGTTGTCCTTAAATTTGTTACGGAAGAAAGTGGAACTTCTGGTCAACAAGCAAATCAAGAGCCTAATTTAATTTGAGTTAAAAAACTATCCAAAAAAAGTGATTTATCAAGTTCAAGTATAACAAATTCAGACTCAATTCCTGATAATACGCCAGTTTGGCTAATAGGTGTTTCAAAAAAGGCAGAAATTGGATCAACTAGCACAAATACAACTCAAAATGAAAAAATTATTGGTATTTTGCCTGTTGATGAAGGCCAATTTACTAATTTTGTTCTTTCTTACAATGCTCTCAATGAGAATTCACCTTCAAATTCGGGGGCTCAAACTCAAACTCAAAATTCTCAAAAGATAATTGTAAAAATTGCAACTCCTAAATCAAAAGATCAACCCCAAATTGAATTAGAAAAAAACTTTTGATCTACTCAGAATACTTCTTCAACAACTTCAGTTACTTCTTCAGATTCAGGTTCTTCAACAACCTCAACAACCTCAACAACTCCAACCTCAACAACCTCAACAGTCCCAGCAACCACAACAGCCGCTCCAACTAGTTCAACAACTTCTTCACCCGCTTCCTCAACAACCCCAACAAAAACTTTAACCCTTCATTTTGGAGATGAAGAAAACAACAAAAACTCCGACAAATCAGAGGTTTTGTTTAGATATTTTATACAATTTAATAATCAATTTTTCAAAAAAGAAGATTTTGAAAAGGCCTTTGCAACAGCATTAAAATAA
- the rpsO gene encoding 30S ribosomal protein S15 — protein sequence MISKAKKQELILKFGKNAKNTGDTAVQIAILTEDIEKLKVHFENNKKDKHSMRGFIAKVNKRKKLLSYLKQKSFETYKETIEALNIRK from the coding sequence ATGATTTCAAAAGCGAAAAAACAAGAATTAATTTTAAAGTTTGGAAAAAACGCTAAAAACACCGGTGATACAGCCGTTCAAATTGCAATTTTAACTGAAGATATTGAAAAATTAAAAGTTCATTTTGAAAATAATAAAAAAGACAAACACTCAATGAGAGGTTTTATTGCAAAAGTTAATAAACGTAAAAAATTACTTTCTTATTTAAAACAAAAAAGTTTTGAAACTTACAAAGAAACAATCGAAGCTTTAAATATACGTAAATAA
- a CDS encoding AAA family ATPase: MEKHSISKLIGAPPGYIGFEQGGILTNKIRQNPYSIVLVDEIEKAHPEVINIFLQILDNGELLDSKSIKVNFRNTIIILTSNIGANKILEGKKIDESNIKNELLVYLKPEFINRIDEIIVFNPLNHEVISEIIHLELDTFKKRLIENNFEIDFNDSVIDWIIQSGYDKNFGARPIKRFIKKNIESFIAQKIVTKEITENSKYKLFYKQNNLYLEKEK, translated from the coding sequence ATGGAAAAACATAGTATTTCTAAGCTAATTGGTGCTCCTCCAGGTTATATTGGCTTTGAACAAGGCGGAATTTTAACTAACAAAATTAGACAAAATCCATATTCAATTGTTCTGGTTGATGAAATTGAAAAGGCTCATCCTGAAGTTATTAATATTTTCTTACAAATTCTTGATAACGGCGAGCTTCTTGATAGCAAATCTATAAAAGTAAACTTTCGCAACACAATTATTATTTTAACTTCAAATATTGGTGCTAACAAAATTCTTGAAGGTAAAAAAATTGACGAATCTAACATCAAAAATGAATTATTAGTATATTTAAAACCTGAATTTATTAATAGAATTGACGAAATTATTGTCTTTAACCCTTTAAATCACGAGGTAATTTCTGAAATTATCCACTTAGAACTTGATACTTTCAAAAAAAGATTAATAGAAAATAATTTTGAGATAGATTTTAATGATTCTGTTATTGACTGAATTATTCAATCTGGTTATGATAAAAATTTTGGTGCTCGTCCTATCAAAAGATTCATCAAAAAAAATATAGAAAGTTTTATTGCTCAAAAAATAGTTACAAAAGAAATAACAGAAAATTCCAAATATAAACTGTTTTATAAACAAAATAATCTATATTTGGAAAAAGAAAAATAA